The proteins below come from a single Brachyhypopomus gauderio isolate BG-103 unplaced genomic scaffold, BGAUD_0.2 sc272, whole genome shotgun sequence genomic window:
- the LOC143504367 gene encoding uncharacterized protein LOC143504367 → MGHLVQYSAKGNYFASVCFPPFTLLSVSAYRSHGEKHVLISRRRVRDQQTEVEAAAHTDTCDGHDREPFALDEGIFETLHTPIRELRLIQTRQGLDRAHRMFAFTFSRMGSSATQVVEVKLQHKSIYSGLESEHWWVLNNEFYWIGAELTLHHFASASAVACIKRRGSSITDATIYLRTCSTTTSVQNIFLQTVVSTWFKGVSIGSDDIFRSSESSHTQTLETPNPAVFSSSPSPPRAPPQRPPPGF, encoded by the exons ATGGGTCATTTAGTCCAATACTCCGCAAAAGGTAATTATTTTGCTAGCGTTTGCTTTCCCCCTTTTACGTTGCTAAGTGTTTCTGCATATCGGAGTCATGGAGAAAAACATGTTTTGATATCAAG GCGGCGGGTCCGAGATCAACAGACGGAAGTCGAAGCTGCAGCTCATACCGACACCTGCGACG GACATGATCGGGAGCCTTTTGCATTGGACGAAGGCATCTTTGAGACGCTCCATACCCCGATCCGAGAG TTGAGGCTTATACAGACTCGCCAAGGATTGGACAGAGCACATAGGATGTTTGCCTTCACCTTCTCACGAATGGGTTCTTCAGCTACACAG gtggtggaggtgaagctccAGCACAAGTCCATCTACAGTGGGCTGGAGAGTGAGCACTGGTGGGTGCTCAACAATGAATTCTACTGGATAGGTgcagag CTTACCCTCCACCACTTTGCCAGCGCTAGTGCCGTGGCCTGCATCAAG CGGAGGGGATCCAGCATCACAGACGCCACCATCTACCTGCGCACCTGTTCAACAACAACGTCGGTGCAGAATATTTTTCTG caAACGGTGGTGTCCACTTGGTTTAAGGGTGTCTCCATTGGTTCGGATGACATTTTCAGGTCATCCGAATCTAGtcacacccagaccctggagacaccgAACCCAGCTGTTTTTTCCAGCAGTCCATCCCCACCGAGAGCACCCCCTCAACGAccacctccaggcttttaa